One stretch of Amycolatopsis sp. NBC_00345 DNA includes these proteins:
- a CDS encoding glycosyltransferase family 39 protein, with the protein MSTAVVTPANTTVEPGPPAERPRWVRPAVALLLAATAALYLIDVAISGWGNSFYAMAVQAGTENWKAWFFGSLDPGNIVTVDKPPFSLWMMGLSGRVFGFTSWSMLVPDALAGVASVGLLYLAVRRLSGPGAGLLAGAALALTPVAALMFRFNNPDAFLVLLMVAGAYFLVRALEKAGTGWLLLAGAAIGFGFLDKMLQAFLVLPAFVLAYLVAAPTSLGRRIWQLFAAAGAVLVSAGWWVAAVAAWPAGDRPYISGSTDNSVLELAFGYNGLGRIFGQGHGGGGARGGARPELPAGLDFPAGGRGGGGFGGFGGQTGLTRLFTEQFGGEASWLLPAALIGLVAGLWFTRRAPRTDRTRAALLLWGGWMVVSVVVFSYMSGIIHPYYTVALAPGIAATLGIAVRELWRGRAHFAPRVVLAVMLAASVVWGFILLSRTPDWQPWLRYTALVLGALGVAALLFGIERLRRIAPLVGALGLVAALLGTASSTIATAATAHTGGQPSSSPSSGRGGMRGGFGGATQSNVEIDKLLQATKNKWAAAQTGAMQSAGLALSSGKPVMAIGGFSGSDPAPTLKQFEHYVGAGEVHYFVAGGRGGFGGSRGTSGQITTWVEKNFPSETVGGMTVYDLTKRK; encoded by the coding sequence ATGTCGACTGCCGTTGTCACGCCCGCGAACACCACCGTCGAGCCCGGCCCGCCGGCCGAGCGGCCGCGGTGGGTACGCCCCGCCGTCGCGCTGCTGCTGGCCGCGACCGCCGCGCTGTACCTGATCGATGTGGCGATTTCGGGCTGGGGCAACAGCTTCTACGCGATGGCCGTGCAGGCCGGCACCGAGAACTGGAAGGCCTGGTTCTTCGGCTCGCTCGACCCGGGCAACATCGTCACCGTCGACAAACCGCCGTTTTCGCTGTGGATGATGGGACTTTCCGGGCGGGTCTTCGGTTTCACCAGCTGGAGCATGCTGGTGCCGGACGCGCTCGCGGGCGTCGCGTCCGTCGGGCTGCTGTACCTGGCCGTGCGGCGGCTTTCCGGGCCCGGCGCCGGGCTGCTCGCGGGCGCCGCGCTCGCGCTGACGCCTGTGGCCGCGCTGATGTTCCGCTTCAACAACCCTGACGCGTTCCTCGTGCTGCTCATGGTCGCCGGCGCGTACTTCCTGGTCCGCGCGCTGGAGAAGGCGGGCACGGGCTGGCTGCTGCTCGCCGGCGCCGCGATCGGCTTCGGGTTCCTGGACAAGATGCTGCAGGCGTTCCTGGTGCTGCCCGCGTTTGTGCTCGCGTACCTGGTGGCGGCGCCGACTTCGCTCGGCCGCCGGATCTGGCAGCTGTTCGCGGCGGCGGGCGCGGTGCTGGTGTCCGCGGGCTGGTGGGTGGCCGCGGTGGCGGCCTGGCCCGCGGGCGACCGGCCGTACATCAGCGGCTCGACCGACAACAGCGTGCTGGAGCTGGCCTTCGGCTACAACGGGCTCGGCCGCATCTTCGGCCAGGGTCACGGCGGCGGTGGGGCTCGTGGCGGTGCCCGGCCCGAATTGCCCGCGGGTTTGGACTTCCCGGCCGGTGGACGTGGCGGCGGCGGCTTCGGCGGCTTCGGCGGTCAGACCGGCCTGACCAGGCTGTTCACCGAGCAGTTCGGCGGCGAGGCGTCCTGGCTGCTGCCCGCGGCGCTGATCGGGCTCGTCGCGGGGCTGTGGTTCACCCGCCGCGCGCCGCGCACGGACCGGACGCGCGCCGCGCTGCTGCTGTGGGGCGGCTGGATGGTCGTGTCCGTGGTGGTCTTCAGCTACATGAGCGGCATCATCCACCCGTACTACACGGTGGCGCTCGCGCCGGGCATCGCGGCGACGCTGGGCATCGCCGTCCGTGAGCTGTGGCGCGGGCGGGCGCACTTCGCGCCGCGCGTCGTGCTCGCGGTGATGCTCGCCGCCTCGGTGGTCTGGGGCTTCATCCTGCTCAGCCGCACGCCGGACTGGCAGCCGTGGCTGCGTTACACCGCCCTCGTGCTCGGCGCGCTCGGCGTGGCCGCGCTGCTCTTCGGCATCGAGCGGCTGCGGCGGATCGCGCCCCTCGTCGGCGCGCTCGGGCTGGTGGCGGCGCTGCTCGGCACCGCTTCCTCCACGATCGCGACGGCCGCCACCGCGCACACCGGCGGCCAGCCGTCCTCCTCGCCGTCCAGCGGCCGCGGCGGCATGCGTGGCGGCTTCGGTGGCGCGACTCAGTCCAATGTGGAGATCGACAAGCTCTTGCAGGCCACCAAGAACAAGTGGGCCGCCGCGCAGACCGGGGCGATGCAGTCCGCCGGGCTGGCGCTGAGCAGCGGGAAGCCGGTGATGGCCATCGGCGGCTTCAGCGGCAGTGACCCGGCGCCGACGCTCAAGCAGTTCGAGCACTACGTCGGCGCCGGCGAGGTGCACTACTTCGTCGCGGGCGGGCGTGGCGGCTTCGGTGGCAGCCGCGGCACATCCGGCCAGATCACCACGTGGGTGGAGAAGAACTTCCCGTCGGAGACCGTGGGCGGGATGACCGTCTACGACCTCACGAAGCGAAAGTGA
- a CDS encoding sensor histidine kinase yields the protein MYSSPPAEPAAPREGRERRPWSLRRRLIVQLAALLALVCLVVGVVTELALNEFLVSQVDKRLAATSERGSHRGGGLPPWNYGDKPPPDPLRAPGQVDGTLAVQVHKNGVVNAKVLNFDVDPAASRGKPPLQGVKPPLQDVTPQQQAMLLSLPADGQRRTMDLGGVLGEYRVVSSFSPAGEFTVVGLPLVDVTDTLWRLGFIFGGVALGGLLVAGFVGAVTIRRTMAPLDRLAATASRVSELKLDRGEVALSERVDEVDTDPHTEVGKVGFALNRMLGHIANALSARQASESRVRQFVADASHELRTPLAAIRGYAELTRRSGEQVPPDVAFAMSRVESESARMTTLVEDLLLLARLDSGRARVHERVDLSRLVADAVADSHVAGPDHKWLLEAPGEPLSVLGDDDQLHQVVLNLLGNARNHTPPGTTVTTTLSTQDGWVTLSVLDDGPGIPPEILPEVFERFARGDNSRSRAAGSTGLGLAIVAAVVSAHRGRVMVTSRPGRTEFTAVFPQVL from the coding sequence ATGTACTCAAGCCCGCCGGCTGAGCCCGCCGCGCCGCGGGAGGGGCGCGAGCGAAGGCCGTGGTCGCTGCGCCGTCGGCTGATCGTGCAGCTCGCCGCGCTGCTCGCGCTGGTGTGCCTGGTCGTCGGCGTGGTGACCGAGCTGGCGTTGAACGAATTCCTGGTCAGCCAGGTCGACAAGCGGCTCGCGGCGACCAGCGAGCGCGGCTCCCATCGCGGCGGCGGGCTGCCGCCGTGGAACTACGGCGACAAGCCCCCGCCGGACCCGTTGCGCGCGCCCGGCCAGGTCGACGGCACGCTCGCCGTCCAGGTGCACAAGAACGGCGTGGTGAACGCGAAGGTGCTGAACTTCGACGTGGACCCGGCCGCGTCGCGGGGCAAGCCTCCGCTGCAGGGCGTCAAACCGCCGCTGCAGGACGTCACGCCGCAGCAGCAGGCGATGCTGCTCAGCCTGCCGGCCGACGGTCAGCGCCGCACCATGGACCTCGGCGGGGTGCTCGGCGAGTACCGCGTGGTGTCGTCGTTCTCGCCGGCCGGTGAGTTCACGGTGGTCGGGCTGCCGCTCGTGGACGTGACGGACACGTTGTGGCGCTTGGGTTTCATCTTCGGCGGGGTGGCGCTCGGCGGTCTGCTCGTCGCGGGCTTCGTCGGCGCGGTCACGATCCGGCGCACGATGGCGCCGCTGGACCGGCTGGCCGCCACCGCGTCACGCGTCTCGGAGCTGAAGCTCGACCGCGGCGAGGTGGCGCTTTCGGAGCGGGTGGACGAGGTGGACACCGACCCGCACACGGAGGTCGGCAAGGTCGGCTTCGCGCTCAACCGGATGCTCGGCCACATCGCGAACGCGCTCTCGGCGCGGCAGGCCAGCGAGAGCCGGGTCCGCCAGTTCGTCGCCGACGCCAGCCACGAGCTGCGGACGCCGCTGGCCGCCATCCGCGGTTACGCCGAGCTGACCCGGCGCAGCGGCGAGCAGGTGCCGCCGGACGTCGCGTTCGCCATGAGCCGCGTCGAATCCGAGTCGGCGCGCATGACCACGCTGGTGGAGGACCTGCTGCTGCTCGCGCGGCTCGACTCGGGCCGCGCGCGGGTGCACGAGCGAGTGGACCTCTCACGCCTGGTCGCCGACGCCGTCGCGGACTCCCACGTCGCGGGCCCGGACCACAAGTGGCTGCTCGAAGCGCCGGGCGAGCCGCTGAGCGTGCTCGGCGACGACGACCAGCTGCACCAGGTCGTGCTGAACCTGCTGGGCAACGCCCGCAACCACACCCCGCCCGGCACCACGGTGACCACCACACTGTCCACACAGGATGGATGGGTCACGCTGTCCGTCCTCGACGACGGCCCCGGTATCCCGCCGGAGATCCTGCCGGAGGTCTTCGAGCGCTTCGCGCGGGGCGACAACTCCCGCTCCCGGGCGGCCGGCAGCACCGGACTGGGGCTGGCCATCGTCGCCGCCGTGGTGAGCGCCCACCGGGGCCGCGTGATGGTGACGAGCCGTCCGGGGCGCACGGAGTTCACCGCGGTTTTCCCACAGGTACTGTGA
- a CDS encoding response regulator transcription factor, with translation MSGMNATSQGRGKADLRRADGSPVRVLVVDDESTLAELVSMALRMEGWEVRSAGDGTEAVRVARDFRPDAVVLDVMLPDFDGLEVLRRMRAEAPYLPVLFLTAKDAVEDRIAGLTAGGDDYVTKPFSLEEVALRLRALLRRASGVTGASGSQLVVGDLTLDEDSREVHRGGDLVPLTATEFELLRYLMRNPKRVLSKAQILDRVWSYDFGGQANIVELYISYLRKKIDADREPMIHTMRGAGYVLKPAG, from the coding sequence ATGAGCGGTATGAACGCCACGTCGCAGGGCCGGGGAAAGGCCGATCTGCGCCGGGCCGACGGCAGCCCCGTCCGTGTCCTGGTGGTCGACGACGAGTCGACCTTGGCCGAACTCGTCTCGATGGCGCTGCGCATGGAGGGCTGGGAGGTCCGCAGCGCGGGCGACGGCACCGAGGCCGTCCGCGTCGCGCGCGACTTCCGGCCCGACGCCGTTGTGCTCGACGTGATGCTGCCCGACTTCGACGGCCTCGAAGTGCTGCGCCGCATGCGCGCGGAGGCGCCGTACCTGCCGGTCCTGTTCCTCACCGCCAAAGATGCCGTCGAGGACCGCATCGCCGGGCTCACCGCGGGCGGCGACGACTACGTCACCAAGCCGTTCAGCCTCGAGGAGGTCGCGCTCCGGCTGCGCGCGCTGCTGCGCCGGGCCAGCGGCGTGACGGGCGCGAGCGGCTCCCAGCTCGTGGTCGGCGACCTGACGCTGGACGAGGACAGCCGCGAGGTGCACCGCGGCGGCGACCTCGTGCCGCTCACCGCCACCGAGTTCGAGCTGCTGCGCTACCTGATGCGCAATCCCAAGCGCGTGCTGTCGAAGGCGCAGATCCTCGACCGCGTCTGGAGCTACGACTTCGGCGGCCAGGCCAACATCGTCGAGCTGTACATCTCGTACCTGCGGAAGAAGATCGACGCCGACCGCGAACCGATGATCCACACGATGCGCGGCGCGGGGTATGTACTCAAGCCCGCCGGCTGA
- a CDS encoding sensor histidine kinase, whose amino-acid sequence MRDISGSLARQSLLVAVVCLVCDASLFVLRGPLGEAGWRGWAVLVAGVGVDLALAGAARHSGWVALAHAIVFLSGPLLLCPCTGYVIGNNSGLLIAGYRAGAWLRTGPAVLALAATVAGIGGSEWIGGGRGAAAPLILISMGVTGLLPWLVGRYTTARRAYIADLERATEQRQRHEAEAVRRAVLEERETIARDLHDVISHHVSAIGVHAGAARLSLPAKSTETLPAEGDAAVRQSLGAVESASRSAMADLRRLLDLLHARDDEAGQPGLDNLDELLGTVREAGLPAHLTVHGDVREIPGSLDVALYRIAQEALTNALRHGTGPVEIELDRRRTEIVLTVTNKVSSARPDGEGAHRGLAGIRQRVTLFGGKVEYGQLPEGPRWRVRASFPLEVA is encoded by the coding sequence GTGCGGGACATCAGCGGGTCATTGGCGCGGCAATCGCTGCTGGTTGCCGTGGTTTGTCTCGTTTGTGACGCTTCGCTGTTCGTGTTGCGGGGACCGCTGGGGGAAGCCGGGTGGCGGGGCTGGGCCGTGCTCGTGGCCGGGGTGGGTGTTGACCTCGCGCTGGCCGGGGCGGCGCGGCATTCCGGGTGGGTGGCGCTCGCGCACGCGATCGTCTTCCTGAGCGGGCCGCTCCTGCTCTGCCCCTGCACCGGGTACGTCATCGGCAACAACTCGGGCCTCCTCATCGCCGGGTACCGGGCCGGGGCGTGGCTGCGGACGGGACCCGCGGTGCTCGCGCTCGCCGCGACGGTCGCCGGGATCGGCGGCAGCGAGTGGATCGGCGGCGGACGCGGGGCTGCGGCCCCGCTGATCCTGATCAGCATGGGCGTCACCGGCCTCCTGCCGTGGCTCGTCGGGCGGTACACGACGGCGCGGCGCGCGTACATCGCCGACCTCGAGCGGGCCACGGAGCAACGACAGCGGCACGAAGCGGAAGCCGTCCGCCGCGCCGTGCTCGAAGAGCGCGAGACCATCGCACGCGATCTGCACGACGTTATTTCCCACCACGTCAGCGCCATCGGCGTCCACGCCGGCGCCGCACGGCTCAGCCTGCCCGCCAAATCCACGGAAACCCTGCCGGCCGAAGGCGACGCCGCCGTCCGGCAGTCGCTCGGGGCCGTCGAGTCCGCCAGCCGCTCCGCGATGGCCGACCTGCGCCGCCTGCTCGACCTCCTCCACGCCCGCGACGACGAAGCCGGCCAGCCCGGCCTGGACAACCTCGACGAGCTGCTCGGCACCGTCCGCGAGGCCGGCCTGCCCGCGCACCTGACCGTCCACGGCGACGTCCGCGAAATCCCCGGCTCACTCGACGTCGCGCTGTACCGGATCGCGCAGGAAGCGCTGACCAACGCGTTGCGCCACGGCACTGGGCCCGTCGAGATCGAGCTGGACCGCCGTCGCACCGAGATCGTCCTGACCGTCACCAACAAGGTGAGCTCCGCCCGACCGGACGGCGAAGGCGCCCACCGCGGCCTCGCCGGGATCCGGCAACGCGTGACGCTGTTCGGCGGCAAAGTGGAGTACGGCCAGCTGCCGGAGGGGCCGCGCTGGCGCGTCCGGGCGAGTTTTCCGTTGGAGGTCGCATGA
- a CDS encoding response regulator transcription factor produces the protein MIRVLLADDHAMFRSGMRALLDTQPDFECVGEASDGREAVAETARLRPDVTVLDVRMPRLDGLAATEAILSAPGNDTRVLVLTTYDADEYVYRALRAGASGFLLKSLSPEELVAAMRVAARGDALIDPSVTRRLVEHFATSLEPRAAEPPELARLTSREREVLLLIADACSNAEIARRLHVGEETVKTHVSRVLAKLGLRDRVHAVVYAYQNDLVSRPNLKSPEPEMRHR, from the coding sequence GTGATCCGAGTCCTGCTCGCCGACGACCACGCCATGTTCCGCTCCGGCATGCGCGCCCTGCTGGACACCCAGCCGGACTTCGAGTGCGTGGGCGAGGCTTCCGACGGGCGCGAGGCCGTCGCCGAGACCGCACGCCTTCGCCCGGACGTCACGGTCCTCGACGTCCGCATGCCGCGCCTCGACGGGCTCGCCGCCACCGAAGCGATCCTCAGCGCGCCCGGCAACGACACCCGCGTCCTCGTCCTGACCACCTACGACGCCGACGAGTACGTCTACCGCGCCCTGCGCGCCGGGGCGAGCGGATTCCTGCTGAAGAGCCTCTCGCCAGAAGAGCTGGTCGCCGCCATGCGCGTCGCGGCCAGGGGTGACGCGCTGATCGACCCTTCGGTGACGCGGCGGCTCGTCGAGCACTTCGCCACCAGCCTCGAACCCCGCGCGGCCGAGCCGCCGGAGCTGGCGCGGCTGACCTCCCGGGAGCGCGAGGTGCTCCTGCTCATCGCGGACGCCTGCAGCAACGCGGAGATCGCGCGCCGGCTCCACGTCGGGGAGGAGACTGTGAAGACGCACGTCTCCCGCGTGCTGGCGAAGCTCGGTCTGCGCGACCGGGTGCACGCCGTCGTCTACGCGTACCAGAACGATCTCGTCAGCCGTCCGAACCTGAAATCGCCCGAACCTGAAATGAGGCACCGATGA
- a CDS encoding nitroreductase family deazaflavin-dependent oxidoreductase — MATTRYVEPGRATRVSNEVVQKLTKLGVSVWGSRVLMVRGRKSGAVREVPVNLLPFEGKRFLVAPRGETQWVRNLRAAGEGQLRVGSRVQTFTYRELADDEKPAVLRRYLKRWKFEVGVFFDGVDADAPEEKLRDIAPGYPVFEISMA; from the coding sequence ATGGCCACTACCCGTTACGTCGAGCCCGGCCGGGCGACCAGGGTGTCCAACGAGGTGGTGCAGAAGCTGACCAAGCTCGGCGTGAGCGTCTGGGGCAGCCGGGTGCTGATGGTCCGCGGCCGCAAGAGCGGCGCGGTCCGCGAGGTGCCGGTGAACCTGTTGCCGTTCGAGGGCAAGCGGTTCCTGGTCGCGCCGCGCGGGGAGACGCAGTGGGTGCGCAACCTGCGCGCGGCCGGCGAGGGGCAGCTGCGGGTCGGGAGCCGGGTGCAGACGTTCACCTACCGCGAGCTGGCCGACGACGAGAAGCCCGCCGTGCTGCGCCGGTACCTGAAGCGCTGGAAGTTCGAGGTCGGCGTCTTCTTCGACGGTGTGGACGCCGATGCGCCCGAGGAGAAGCTGCGCGACATCGCCCCGGGCTACCCGGTGTTCGAGATCTCGATGGCCTGA
- a CDS encoding TetR/AcrR family transcriptional regulator, which produces MAAIRTARERARAELTQEIKEEARRQLAEVGPHGLSLRAVARELGMVSSALYRYFPSRDRLLTDLIIDAYNAIGEAAETADPGRGKHRARWRSIWQATRAWAKTHPHEYALIYGSPVPGYQAPPDTVAPASRVALALVAVLADADPHEPAVTTPMPAALREQAETVAASLGVDMPAETGMRLVAAWTQLFGAISFELFGHYVGSVNPADAYFEHLIGQMADFVGL; this is translated from the coding sequence ATGGCCGCTATCCGAACCGCCCGCGAACGGGCCCGCGCCGAGCTGACGCAGGAGATCAAGGAAGAGGCCCGCCGCCAGCTGGCCGAAGTCGGCCCGCACGGGCTGTCGCTGCGCGCGGTCGCGCGGGAGCTGGGCATGGTTTCCTCGGCGCTGTACCGGTATTTCCCCAGCCGCGACCGGCTCCTCACCGACCTGATCATCGACGCGTACAACGCGATCGGCGAGGCCGCGGAGACCGCCGACCCCGGCCGGGGCAAGCACCGCGCGCGCTGGCGCTCGATCTGGCAGGCGACCCGCGCGTGGGCCAAGACACACCCGCACGAGTACGCGCTGATCTACGGCTCACCCGTGCCCGGCTACCAGGCGCCGCCGGACACCGTGGCGCCCGCGAGCCGGGTCGCCCTGGCGCTGGTCGCCGTGCTGGCCGACGCCGACCCGCACGAGCCCGCGGTCACCACGCCCATGCCCGCCGCGCTGCGGGAACAGGCGGAGACGGTGGCCGCGAGCCTGGGCGTGGACATGCCGGCCGAGACCGGCATGCGCTTGGTGGCCGCCTGGACCCAGCTCTTCGGCGCGATCAGCTTCGAGCTGTTCGGCCATTACGTCGGCAGCGTCAATCCCGCTGACGCCTACTTCGAGCACTTGATCGGTCAGATGGCCGACTTCGTGGGGCTCTGA
- a CDS encoding 3-hydroxyacyl-CoA dehydrogenase, whose protein sequence is MTGWAGRVGRIRVIGTGVMGRGIVQLAATGGVTVELADVRTDAVQAAIEYVSGMLDRLASKGKLTAEQAQAAKDRLVPVDAPAAPADGVDLVIEAVREDLETKRALFGELEQVCAPETVFATNTSSLSVTEIAAGLADPARVIGLHFFNPVPLMRLVEVVPGVRTHAWLPDEALDLVRSWGHEPVLARDAPGFLVNHAGRGLNTEALQILSESLAEPADVDRIARDVLGLKLGPFELLDLTGLDVSHAVLESIWSGFHSEPRLRPSWLTRPRVAAGLFGRKNGEGFYRYVDGKQEVPPEPAAPPVPDIPVFTSDERLGRLLAAAGVQVVSDAYPDAVLLMTLRGESTVEAAARDGLPADRVCGVDALGAYERRFTLSVHPGLDPATGRAAWGALSATGLPVTIVRDGPAPIAQRLLASIVNTACYIADQGLAAPADIDTAVRLGLGYPRGPLEWGDLVGPDKVLRVLTGLAESTGDPRYRPSGWLTERVALGLPLTATGTRPADLR, encoded by the coding sequence GTGACGGGATGGGCCGGGCGGGTCGGCAGGATCCGGGTGATCGGGACCGGGGTTATGGGACGCGGCATCGTCCAGCTGGCCGCGACCGGCGGCGTCACCGTCGAGCTCGCGGACGTGCGCACGGACGCGGTGCAGGCGGCGATCGAGTACGTGAGCGGGATGCTCGACCGGCTCGCGTCGAAAGGCAAGCTGACCGCCGAGCAGGCGCAGGCCGCCAAGGACCGGCTGGTGCCGGTGGACGCGCCGGCCGCGCCCGCCGACGGCGTGGACCTGGTGATCGAGGCCGTCCGCGAAGACCTCGAGACCAAGCGCGCCCTCTTCGGCGAGCTGGAACAGGTCTGCGCGCCGGAGACGGTGTTCGCCACCAACACCAGCTCCCTGTCCGTCACCGAGATCGCGGCCGGCCTGGCCGACCCCGCGCGGGTGATCGGGCTGCACTTCTTCAACCCGGTCCCGCTGATGCGGCTGGTCGAGGTCGTGCCGGGGGTGCGCACGCACGCCTGGCTGCCGGACGAGGCGCTCGACCTGGTCCGCAGCTGGGGCCACGAGCCGGTGCTCGCCCGTGACGCGCCGGGGTTCCTGGTCAACCACGCTGGGCGAGGGCTGAACACCGAGGCGCTGCAGATCCTGTCGGAGTCGCTCGCCGAGCCGGCGGACGTCGACCGCATCGCGCGTGACGTGCTGGGGCTGAAGCTGGGGCCGTTCGAGCTGCTGGACCTGACCGGGCTCGACGTCTCGCACGCCGTGCTGGAGAGCATCTGGAGCGGGTTCCACTCCGAGCCGCGGCTGCGGCCTTCGTGGCTGACGCGGCCGCGGGTGGCGGCCGGGCTGTTCGGCCGTAAGAACGGCGAGGGCTTCTACCGTTACGTGGACGGGAAACAGGAGGTCCCGCCGGAGCCGGCCGCGCCGCCCGTCCCGGACATCCCGGTGTTCACTTCGGACGAACGGCTGGGCCGGCTGCTGGCCGCGGCCGGCGTGCAGGTCGTCTCCGACGCCTACCCCGACGCCGTGCTGCTGATGACGCTGCGCGGTGAGTCCACTGTGGAGGCTGCCGCGCGGGACGGCCTCCCCGCCGACCGCGTGTGCGGCGTGGACGCCCTTGGCGCGTACGAACGCCGCTTCACCCTGTCCGTCCACCCCGGACTGGACCCGGCAACGGGACGCGCCGCGTGGGGAGCGCTGTCCGCGACCGGGCTCCCGGTGACCATCGTGCGTGACGGGCCCGCGCCCATCGCCCAGCGGCTGCTGGCGTCGATCGTCAACACGGCCTGTTACATCGCCGACCAGGGTCTGGCCGCGCCCGCGGACATCGACACCGCCGTCCGCCTCGGCCTCGGCTACCCGCGCGGCCCGCTGGAGTGGGGCGACCTCGTCGGCCCCGACAAGGTGCTGCGCGTCCTCACCGGGCTCGCCGAGTCCACCGGGGACCCGCGCTACCGGCCGAGCGGCTGGCTGACCGAGCGGGTGGCGCTCGGCCTGCCGCTGACCGCCACCGGCACCCGCCCGGCCGACCTGCGGTGA
- a CDS encoding L,D-transpeptidase has protein sequence MRVKKILIGLSTVAAAALMSACSVAGATTGTALPSTSDIPVTSPAAPPAEQSAPATPDKPARAAVPVKEKPVEEKKEMAPGVPCTITAKACVDLSIHQAWLLDDGQITFGPVKTMPGKAGSTTPLGTWKVLSKEKMHLSREFDNAPMPNSVFFYPGVAFHEGSLSKYSNGCVHLSQSSSLKFFNTLEKGDEVQVVK, from the coding sequence GTGCGGGTTAAGAAGATTCTGATCGGTCTGTCCACTGTGGCCGCCGCCGCGCTGATGAGCGCCTGCTCCGTGGCGGGTGCGACGACGGGGACCGCGCTCCCCTCCACATCGGACATTCCGGTCACGTCGCCGGCCGCGCCGCCGGCGGAGCAGAGCGCACCCGCCACTCCGGACAAGCCGGCCCGCGCCGCCGTCCCGGTCAAGGAGAAGCCGGTCGAGGAGAAGAAGGAGATGGCGCCGGGCGTCCCGTGCACCATCACCGCGAAGGCGTGTGTGGACCTGTCGATCCACCAGGCCTGGCTGCTCGACGACGGCCAGATCACCTTCGGCCCGGTGAAGACCATGCCCGGCAAGGCGGGCAGCACGACCCCGCTCGGCACGTGGAAGGTGCTGTCCAAGGAGAAGATGCACCTCAGCCGCGAGTTCGACAACGCGCCGATGCCGAACTCCGTGTTCTTCTACCCGGGTGTCGCGTTCCACGAGGGCTCGCTGAGCAAGTACTCCAACGGCTGCGTGCACCTGTCGCAGTCCTCGTCGCTGAAGTTCTTCAACACCCTCGAAAAGGGCGACGAGGTCCAGGTCGTCAAGTAA